From the Porites lutea chromosome 5, jaPorLute2.1, whole genome shotgun sequence genome, the window TGGGGCTGTTGCTAGGGACAATTCTGGCGGTATAACTAAGACTCATTTTGGCATACATTAGTAATTTTATAGCACAGTACTTGTGAAGGATACATTATACAGTGCAGTTCAAAAGTACGTTGACAGTCCATTGCGAGTCTCGATTCTCGATTCCTGCGCGAATCGAGAATTGAGAACAAGCTATCGAGAAATGTGTCCAAGATCAAGTCtcacaaaatggaaaacaaaaaattcaccCATGACTGATTTCTCGATCATTTTACATAGACAAAACACGACATGGTTCATTCGCGCAAACAACCTGTGTATACTTGTGTACAAGAAACACAAATAACAGCATGGTTACTTTGTAACGTTAAACCTGGCTGCTTGGCATTGTAATGATCAGCTGTAACATGCACAATATAGCATGTTCTTTTAAAGTTTTAGTTAACCTCTCTTAAAATTGGGCTTGTCTTTTCTGCGATGGAACATGATACACGTGAACTTTTTTGTTGCCTAGCTTGGACTGCAACTACCGGAAAGCAGATTGTATTGCACGAGActataaaatgttttcaaagctCTTGCAGGCTTCTGAAGTTTTCTGAAgctttacatgtatattcaaatCCAAACTTTTATGTACACAGTCACGTCTCATAAAATGGAAAGGGCGAAATATCACACTGAGAAGCCATAACGTTTCACAAAAACAGCAATTCAGGTCAAGAGGTCCAATTGCAAGTAAAGCttccagtgaaaaaaaaaacctgaccGTAGACACTGATGAACAGACATTCACCTGCAATAACGCCAATGGACATTCACAAACAGGCaatcgaaaaaaattggccagtAGAATAATTATTTGAAAGACAAGGCGAAGAACAAAAGCGACAAGAAGAGCCTCAAGACTTTGTTAACACACTGTCGGGTattaaacatttatttacaCAAGCTTCCTTTTATTTTGGATTTTACAGATACAAAGTCATGGATTGCCTTTCTAGTTCAACTATGGAACTGACAACTTCTGTtatttaaatgataaaaaataccGTTCGCACATTTTTAACGTTTGGATGCAAAGTGTCACCCAAGTTGTGCAAGCGAATGCAAATTTCCTGAAGAGTTCTCAACGGCTACTGTATCATTTTGCATAGTTCATTTTGCAAGAATAAAACGCTAACtagagtttgttattttatagagTAGAAAGATTTTTTCTGACATGAGAGAAGTTAGGAAGATTACTCAAAACTTAAGCAAAGGTTGAAGATTCTTGCAGTGATCGAGTATTGAGAGTAGAGAGAAACTTATTCTAAACTAAACAAGGCCGTTCGGGTTTGATGAGTCTCTCAGGAATCAAGAATCGAGaatcaacttacttttgaacggtACTGTACAGATGTTAATAATTATGATGTCATTGAACCAGGCCCATGATCACGTGACCAGAGACAAAAATGTCTGAAATCTTGGACGTTTAAACCATTTTAATCACTGGTTATTTGTGGATATGTTATTCTTATTTCAGTTCCCATAAAACTATGCAtagattttgtttgtttcctttgaaactaaatttctcaaactcattaacaaTTCatcaagaaaatacaaaggaaattaactgttaatgagtgtttggaaatcagatgaaaaactgatcagttttgcatccttaatttctccttccaaaattattttgtttgagaagtaatatcaagcatttgacagtgtttcatcaccagatgaaacacctcaaaCTTCATCAAAAATACTCTGCTACGCATCGTATCATTTTCTTGGTGTTTTATCTGGTAATGAAACACTgtgtctcatgcttgatatattacttctaaACCAGAATTGAAGTGTTTGAAAAAGTGATAATTTGTTTGATGGAATTGACTTCtttaaaggcccatgttcacccaaacggctttgcgcgcttgtgtttttgttttgaaacgattcttttgtcaaatgcagtgttttgattggcttccactttgaggagcgttgcgtgacgatactaaaaacgactgcgagggagactacaatTGCAGCTTTTTTCACGCTTGACCGAAGCTTAGAGAGAGAGTATCAAAGAAGCCAGTAagacttttaattcttttcgaaATGGAGGAAGATATATCGCCGACTTCGTTAAATGTCACCGCAGAAAGCACctcaaaatttaaactggtAGTTAATGTATATGGATGCCTTGTTGAGTCCGATGAACACAATGAAGATCATAAATTACAGGTGAGGTTTTCCTGAAGCCCGATTCGactgtgaaatgttttgattcctcaatctattattttgtgttaattcTTAGGAAGCTTTTAGGTATGTGTTCTCGAAAGAATAAGCGAGAAGTTGTGTTTGCAAAGCGCCGAATCAGCACTGCATACAGTCTGTAATCGCTGTAATCGCTGTATTACactttctttaggttttgcTAAGGATTGGTTTGCTAATAAGAGTTCTCGCTACTTTAGAGCCGGCTTTAATCGTGATACGCCAGACGATAAGTTTACGTTAAGGATATCACTCGCTTCAtaggttaaattaaataaagcattgttcatgttagattgactcgcttgttttgctttcaactgatttcaacgggacctttgtttacaattgaacaTTCGATGTAGAAGGAACTCGGCAAACACGCTGTCTGTAGAATTTACAGCCAAGAGTTTCTTTCCCATCTCTCCAGGGATTAAAAAAAGCGGATTCACGGAGATGAGTGTACTTCGGCGACCCCCGTCGACGCGGTCTTCCAACCATGCTTCCAACCGTTCGTTTCGATGGAGCCGCCATCGAAAGTGCTGCAGTGAAACAAACActcacagaaacaaaaaggctcgataccattccaaaatatccaaaaagatgtaaagaaaaataccaaaagaacttgttgagactttcttttaaaccagatttagcgaACTGTAGAAGATTAACAAAGATTGACTTTACACACTAAAGGCAGCGATTTTCAACTAcgcgaaatgttttttctggagtacagggcgcgcaatgcatctagggtgaacatgggcctttaaaAGAAATGCCTAGTTTTACTTCTGAGATCATAACAAAaggtttttgataaaaaaaatacagaatgtGAAACAAACACCGGAATTACTTCAGAGTCTTCTAGGAAACCGGAAGTTGTTTCTTCTGATCTGATGCATGCCCTTTTCAGTTAATCAGAACGGCGTGGAGGAGCCGGCAGGTAAAAGGGAAAGAACCAATTTTCACCACTCTTTCTTTAATTGACAAGTTGATGAGTTCTTTCGAATAAATTTTATTGGGGAAACTTTTTTAAGTATGTGAAGCTTCCTTGTGAATGAAAATAGTGCCTTAAATACAACCTTGCTctgaaatataacaaaattacagggaattttttttgcgggttaatttgcaatggCTTGTATCGCTACGTTGATCATATCTTCATTCAAAAATTGCAGAACTTTCCACTGTGATAAATtggtaacaataaaaaaaaggactAAATTGCTGTGTAAACTGCAGTCCTTTTTGATGTCACCTGATTAACTTACCTCTGGATGCTTTTTTGATATAAATCTTCTTTCTTGCCTGGAATATAATTTGGGCCCATAATTCGTACTTTCATCCCTGTAGCAACTGTTCCTGAGAAAACACGACCAAAGGCATAGAAACGACCTTTATCTGCAGTGGGGACCATCTTGGAGACATACACACAGAGTTTACCCtattgcaaaagaaaaatgtgtAAGACTTCTTTTCTTGAGTGTTGCCTGTTGGCACTATTGGAATAAGCATTGGTATAATGTTTGTTCTCCTTTTGGTTTGCCTCATTAAAAGGTTCTTGAATCAAAGGGAGAATTTGATagtagagagattaagagtcacgtttacggcaaacagcaaacatcagattcaagttgagaattccTTAGCATAGAAAATAAcgagataaaaactgtccagaacaattcttatggatgatGACACTGGcatgaaactacttatttttgtgtagaagtaatgaacagtaaatgacaattaaggggaaaacttggtcttGTGGTACAAATTCACATTTCTGTTTGGCGTAAATGTGAATCTTACTCTCTCCATTAGTTCAGCAGTCCCCCGGGGCCTAGGCTCGATTTCTGCCGTCTCctgggtccggtctttgatcctccccgaagagagACGGCTGGACGTGTGACCCGTTGACCTTGTCTGTGACGTAACTGGAAAATTGATAATTTAGGCGTCTCCTATGTAACTGGAAGTGAAACTGGTCtccaattttcttatttatttggctCAAAATTTCATCAAGCGCTCCCTTACCCACCCACATGACTTTCAAAATAGCTTTTTCGGTACATTTCCAAACATTGTGAAAAATATTCTTCGTTACATTTCTGTACACGGCGATATgcagttaattttctttgatcttCGAATATTGGTTGCATCTTCTGTGGGTCCGAACTGACTGATTGTTTCTGATTTACCAGACATAATTTCCAGCGTATTGACTGTTCCTCTGTCAAATATAAACGTGGACGGTTACATCTGTAACGAATGCAGTTATCGATCAAGACCTAAAGCTCCTTGAAACGATCCTTGAAGAAGCAAAATCTCTCCAACAACaatcattaaaagaaaagttcacaacaaacaatcaaacaaaacgTTGTTACTTCCAACTCTAGAATTTCACATAGTGTCTCCGGGCCATCGAAATTGCTTCGCCATGCGATGGATCAATTTTGATGTGATAATTTCTGCGACAATCTTTGCCGGACGAAAATCTGCAGGCGGTAACATGATTGGCTTAACCAACAAAGGAAATCGCATGCATCCAGCCGCTCTTTCgggggatgagtgcgggctcattttcccgaacagcggctggtaatcgagcctacccGGGGCCTTATTCTACACACTCCAAGGCtgtacctttttaaaaaattggagaGAGCCCAGATCTAGAGCTCTGAACCTGTGACATTCAGGGTGTTTTCTGGTATTGAGAGTGGAAGTAGTGCAATTTTTGAGCATAAAAACGTCCataccatgcattttttattcttGTTGCTCACCAGTTGGCGCCCGTATCAGAAAGTTAATTTCGGGCCCTGGCATATCAACTAGCTAAAAGAGTCAAAGTTATAAAAAATGTCACTAACATTTGGATCGCAGTTTTTGATTGCTGTAGCAACAAGGTCATCATGAGGTCCCTCATAAAGCATCTCCATACGATACTTCTGAGCAGTCACAGGAGAGGGAAGATGGATAGCTATCATCTGTAGCAGGGCATCACCTGCTGGCAGCCATTTGCGCATAGTCGTCTTAAGAAGTGGTTTTCCTTCTTGATCTTTTTCCTCTCCCGCAAGTTTGACATTCAACTTTTCATgaagttttttagtttcctcTTTCTTGAAATTCATGATTGCATCAAACATCTaattaaagttttgaaaacatgTCACACATCAAAAAATCATCAAATAATCCAGGGAACATTCCGTAAAGACTGGGTTGCAACAGTCATCTTTGTGTGAAATGAACCTACAACAAAAAGTTACCTGCCAAGTAGCTGAAATCACTCCCTTAACAAGATGCATATACTACACATGTATATGCTAGCTAAAGGTTGCCCAAAGGGCAATCTGTGAAACTGACTTTCTCTGCACCCTGCACCATGCCCTATCAATAATAAATTGATGAGCAAAATGcagaaatgctaaaaaaatatatttcactttttttgcttGGCACAGTACTCCTCTGCTTTGTTACTGCCAACAGTAACAAAAGGTCTACAATGCATAAAAACATCACAAACTATTTACTTCAAAAGAACTACAAGCATACGTTAAACCTTACACTCCAAGGCAGGTCAAGGGTAATTGTGTAGAGAAATTAAATTATGTTACCTTGGGTGAACTCTTGCTTGGTACTTGTGCATGCATTTCTTAGGGTCTTGAAAAatgatatgtatatatatattttgggGGGGCAGGTTTGCTTTCACCACTAGGATGAGAATCAACCCTCTGACTTATTGCAGTGTAATTTTTATAAGCCATACTGATGTCAAGAGCATTACCAGAAAGTCACTAAAACAGTAAAAGGTCCAATGCAGAAGTCGTTTCATATGTAGGTGTAATATGATCGTCTGAGTGAGTGTAGTGGTTGTATCACATTGGTTGATGGGTCACTTTGcgtctgaagatgactactacACATACAGGTTGTTGAAATGTCAGTcaatgtcaacaacagtcctattcagggctACACCCGGATGATCATATGTAACCCTCCAAAGGATGTTGGGTgaaaagttgaaacaaaggcACCTGTGTCTTGATGCGGCATGATTTGAGTGTCACAATGTCACAAATATGCACATATTTAAGGTATTAGGACTGCTATatagtcaaaaaatgatcatgCTTGTAAGATCGCCTATTAGTCTTGCTTACGTAGCAGCGAGACTTTCATACTTCATGCCTAGTGTCTTTCCAGTAAAGTGCACCAGGCATTGTCAACAGTTCtcacaaattaaaaataaagagacATGTACAGCTATGTGACAACAAGCATTTTAACTCCCTGATAACTTAAAAATGACAACATTTATTTAAATAATAGCAAAATATCACAGTTACCTTAAAAATGGGGTCTAACACAAACTGGCAAAATCCACGTACAGACCCTTCTACTTGAGTTTTCGTCCACTTCTTGGTTTTTGGGTTGTAGAACTGATCTCCCCAGAACCGTCTCATCAGTTTTGCTGGCTCGATCTTAAACTTCTCGGCATAAATTTCCGCAAACTGCTTCAAGGTAAAGGCCCATCCATGAAGCCCAGAGCCAAAGCCTACCGTTCCCTTTTCAGGAGCAACCTGAAAGATCATTATACGGAGTTAATGATACACTTGATAAAAAGATACTAGGGACCACTGTTATTGGTCCTAGCACAACTTAATCTTTAGCCTAATGGTCTACTGGTGTGGAGCACTGGACTGCTgtacctcttttttttttcagctcctttttttttttgtcacaaaaCTTGTTCTGCAAGTCAAGGTGCACAAACACACATAATCTTAAGTTACAGTTGATAAGCTTTCTGGATTTGAGGCTTAATGTACACAAATAGAAAAATTTCCCatttacagttgaacctccattaagcgacCATCTCTATTAATCAGCTGCAGCCACCTTCTTGCCGTCGCAACAAGAGTTTTCCCAttgttgtcacctctattaagcagtgATCACACGCCTGATACACTTAGTTTGACTTTACTTCAAGAaaatgatgaaggaaaatacgGCCCATCATAGAAGACTGATTGTCAGCCAGTAATGCAGCTCCCGTCGcaagtttgtttcaaaatagaaagctgtttctgctaaagatttTGCTCATGTTATGCTAATTTATAACAAGCCACTATCAAGAGGCCAAACTCTGTTAAGCGGCCACTTGCCCGTATCCCAAGGGTGGCCGCTtgatggaggttcaactgtattttggattctgggatTCAGGGAAATTCATCCAGGCACCATCAAACGGCTAGTAGTAGTAGAACCTAACATACTCACCATAATTATTCGCACCACAGGGGGGCACAGAGGGGGCGGAGAGGAGGAAGGGTAGGGAGCAGAAAAACACTTTGCAAGCACAAGCCTTTGCCTGGCAATAATATGCAAACATAATGGCCTGACCTCAAGTTAGAGGAAGGCTGTAaagaaccaatgagtcccagcaATGTGATTAGGATGCCCTTGCATATCTCCTACAGGAGACGGCTGGTCATCCAAGTCTTGAGTTTAACTTAGCACAAATCATATTAGCAATATTATTACATTATGATATTCTTATGTGGCGGTTTTCATAATTTTTCTCCAAAAGAATGTGTTTAGGTGGGAAGCGTGCTAGGATTAACTCATAATTATTTTGCTAGGCAACTACAGGCACCAACCCAAAATATAAGTTTATGGCCAAACCAGAGATCATACACAGTTAAGCAATCCATGGGCAATTCAAGCATGACACAATAAGAATGGCAAGGAGATTGCAACTGTGCAAATTAAATACCTCTATTTAGCAACAATTTTATACAAACTAACCTGGATATTACCCATCGGACCATCATCATCAGCATATGTAGCAATGATAACATTGACGGACTCCACAATTCGCTGGAAAGTTTGATAAAGATCTTCCATCTCTAACTGCAGTTCTAGAAGAGCCCGATCCATTTTGTTCATAAAGAGAACTGGCTTGATACGTTCACTAATAGCCTGCCTCAACACTGTCTCGGTCTGGACACAAACACCTATTAGAGATAAATGCAATGCAGAATTTTTAAACCTCTTCTTCACTTACTTTCAAGTCAGAAAACGCAGATAAAAGTGATACTtcaaactgtctaaaggctaCATTATGGCCACTGCCTGTAGGATTAACAGACCATCAGTGAACCACTAACCAAGAAAGTTATTCAATTTATCCTAGAAACCTACCACTAACACAATCCACAACTACAAGAGCGCCATCAGTTACACGTAGAGCAGCGGTAACTTCTGAGGAAAAATCGACGTGTCCCGGAGAGTCAATTAGGTTAATAAGAAAGCCATTCCCATCTCGTTCACCAGTGACATGAGCCAAATCTTTCTCCCCAAGCTCATAGTACATAGAGATGgctctgaaaaaaattaagctgGTTTAGATAACAGCTTTCCCAATCCTTTGTTGTTTAAACTACCTGCCCATTCATCCTGGATTGCTGGTACTACACCACATTGTAAAGTGTAAAAATAAATGCAGCTACCATAAATGACCTAACACACACCCACTCCTAATTAAATGctttttatctagcaaacaccCCTCTATactgttaaaataaattattgtattcaatgcccctctctaataaaagCGACTTGTCTAATGGACACTCCCTAGGAATTAGCcaaaaggagcaaaatcattcaattcattcagtttcttgcttgattaacagaTAAACAAGCCTTTGAAATTTCTGTATAATTTCACACAATTCATGGAATCCCAATTCATATGTTGCAACTCCTAAAAGAAAAGGAGGGCTAAAAGAAACACTTACGTTGACTTAATGGTAATGCAGCGCTCCTGCTCATCTTTCCTGGTGTCTGTAAACCTTTGCTCTCCTGCTTTTGCTGCTGCAATAATTCCAGCTTTACTGACTAAAGAATCAGTCAGTGTCGACTTACCATGGTCAACATGGGCAATGACTGACATGTTCCGGATGTTATGCTTCTTGTCCATAATGGAACGAATCTAACAAGTTTAAATCAAAGAGCTTGTGATACAAACTTTAAGAATAGAATAGACCTTCAGTCGCACGTGTttattaaaatgcaaatttatacCTTTTTTCCCAGTTGTTTCAATCACTGATAATTTAGGGGATTCTTGCTGGGGTTCTTAAAATTTTTGGAAGGGAAAAGGGGGAATTTggagatatttagaaaaaaattttgagatatttagaaaaaaaatcgggaatTTTTGGAAACATATTTTGGCACTTTTTCGAGATATTTGTATCGGGGCTCAAAGTTAACGACTAACTGGTTGCATGTGCAACGGGATTTTTGGTTGTACGCCTGAAAAATTTACGTGTAATCGCACCTGTGCACCATAAAACCCAACGCACAGTGCGACCAACTTGGTTCCGACCATACTTACGTACACAAACTATTAAACAGCCATTAAACAGTAGCTTTGAGcaatgaaagtaaaataaatgtaGAAATAGCACAACCAGGCTCTAAATAATAAGTTACGTTGTTTTCCTTTCATCTGTGTATGTTTAATTGGTCTTTTCTCCTAATAGATTCCACAAACTCGAATGTTCATTTTCGTTTCAATGTTTTACTCCATCCTAGACTcttccatcctcggagacccaggggcagtcagtcgggccgggttAACAGGCgtgacgaaagttttcaagcatgggcagaagagcccctgggtaccgactctcaccggaccatttccaaacggtcaagagAATGCTGgttcctgattgggcacaaaaaatgctttgtattattgtgcccaatcggcaaACAGCAtttcctgagttcttttcgtgagttcgtacatgacggctattgactcgatcacactgttaaggtaattcccttgaaattgttctactatcaaactttttttgacacttggcataatcaacattcatgatatgaacattaaaaaaatgcaataaaaagatggggtcaccaggcttgtttacgcgtcagcaggctcttaaattGGGGTATTTTTACTAGTTGTGTGTTAAAAATTCAAATCCacttcttacagaattaagccattgttacttgaaacacacaaagttttatcttgaaaataaagcttcttttattcaaataagcagtattacttcatttaattcgttcttggttgcctgttgtggggatattgcactttttcggacagttccgtggttagcttgaagtcctcgctttgacccaaatactccaaatacgaaactattttcccccaaaaaataatgttctactatcaaactttttttcttcttcaaatatgttctttattagactgttcttagcaaatacctgggaaaaaaatcggggCTCACCatgcttgtttcttcacaaactgctgtgaaaggtggacatagctttgagatcgcagtcagaATGGATAATTTGggggggactggggcgagatacaaaataaagcccatcgtgttcgaagtatgcactcgagatcaatctcgttttcggttgtttttatgtgtttgatatcGGCAACagagaaattcaaacttgaaaagaatacattaaataccaaggaacgagataagtcaagatttgatgagattttggaggtatgaatctttattttagactattttgtagcgccggtgttctgtttaattccagtgagatagggttcgatttgtttgcttttgcacaataatgcttgacaaagaaacttgaagaaaagactgtTGATTCCTATTCTTCATATGTTCGCTaatttggtttctatacacagcaaaatgtgaattcagcagcaaacttcgtttttacatcaaagactggtctccctcgcgtggttctggtgctacggtgggtcttatttttccagagatattcgtctctccactctcggagtttgaacaacatatgtacagtagggATCCCGGgacagatactggctcgttaatgcagttggagagccgttgagctgtcccacaggcctcacagccccccataatccaaagcctcagccaggacattttaataattccacaacttgACGGCCTTGAAGTgaaaaaaccactgcagactttGGGATCACGCACattactttcattttcttgtttttccatagcaaaccaggaagctgtcaggCGATCTGCCGtattattattgcgaataaaagctttagctctgcaaaggcggcccttgtttgttcttttcgcgcTAGCGGGAAGAACCGCCACCATCTTGGATGtagcaatgttatgcgcagtagagggtgcgcagtgcaaaacaagggaattaccttaagctttttacctttttttttttaatagatgCTCCCGACATTAGAAgctgtgctcctaaaatttCCAGCTGTGCGCCTACAAATTTTCATCTGGTAgcacaagtgctcccaaactcaaatttaaactttgagccctgtGTATCTAGGCCTACTCGGGGGCCAACAGCTTTAGCCAAATTTGTAAACTGTATGAACTATGAAAAACACAAACTCTCATTTCCTCTTATGGTTTCAAAAGAGACCGAGCCGGAGATCGACAATGCGAACAAAGCCTGTTATTACCACAACAAGCCTTTACGATTGTCAGGGATGTTATGCAACTGAACTAAAGTAACTTTGAAAACCATAGATCGCAATTTCATGAAACTAGTCTAACACCGTCATGGGAGACGGtaatccaaatacaaattccg encodes:
- the LOC140938916 gene encoding elongation factor 2b-like isoform X1, which codes for MPNFTIDQIRSIMDKKHNIRNMSVIAHVDHGKSTLTDSLVSKAGIIAAAKAGEQRFTDTRKDEQERCITIKSTAISMYYELGEKDLAHVTGERDGNGFLINLIDSPGHVDFSSEVTAALRVTDGALVVVDCVSGVCVQTETVLRQAISERIKPVLFMNKMDRALLELQLEMEDLYQTFQRIVESVNVIIATYADDDGPMGNIQVAPEKGTVGFGSGLHGWAFTLKQFAEIYAEKFKIEPAKLMRRFWGDQFYNPKTKKWTKTQVEGSVRGFCQFVLDPIFKMFDAIMNFKKEETKKLHEKLNVKLAGEEKDQEGKPLLKTTMRKWLPAGDALLQMIAIHLPSPVTAQKYRMEMLYEGPHDDLVATAIKNCDPNGKLCVYVSKMVPTADKGRFYAFGRVFSGTVATGMKVRIMGPNYIPGKKEDLYQKSIQRTVLMMGRYVEAIEDVPCGNIVGLVGIDQYLAKTGTISDYEQAHNLKVMKFSVSPVVRVAVEAKNPSDLPKLVEGLKRLSKSDPMVQCIIEESGEHIVAGAGELHLEICLKDLEEDHACIPIKKSDPVVSYRETVAEESNQTCLSKSPNKHNRLFMRAAPFPDGLAEDIDKGDVTSRQDPKLRARYLADKYEWEAGEARKIWCFGPEGTGPNMVIDVSKGVQYLNEIKDSVVAGFQWATKEGPLCEENVRGVRFNIHDVTLHTDAIHRGGGQIIPTARRCFLACMLTAMPRILEPIYLVEIQCPEAAVGGIYGVLNRRRGHVFEEGQVAGTPMFHVKANLPVNESFGFTADLRSNTGGQAFPQCVFDHWQILPGDPLDSTTKPGIVVTETRKRKGLSEGIPALDKFLDKL
- the LOC140938916 gene encoding elongation factor 2b-like isoform X2, encoding MDKKHNIRNMSVIAHVDHGKSTLTDSLVSKAGIIAAAKAGEQRFTDTRKDEQERCITIKSTAISMYYELGEKDLAHVTGERDGNGFLINLIDSPGHVDFSSEVTAALRVTDGALVVVDCVSGVCVQTETVLRQAISERIKPVLFMNKMDRALLELQLEMEDLYQTFQRIVESVNVIIATYADDDGPMGNIQVAPEKGTVGFGSGLHGWAFTLKQFAEIYAEKFKIEPAKLMRRFWGDQFYNPKTKKWTKTQVEGSVRGFCQFVLDPIFKMFDAIMNFKKEETKKLHEKLNVKLAGEEKDQEGKPLLKTTMRKWLPAGDALLQMIAIHLPSPVTAQKYRMEMLYEGPHDDLVATAIKNCDPNGKLCVYVSKMVPTADKGRFYAFGRVFSGTVATGMKVRIMGPNYIPGKKEDLYQKSIQRTVLMMGRYVEAIEDVPCGNIVGLVGIDQYLAKTGTISDYEQAHNLKVMKFSVSPVVRVAVEAKNPSDLPKLVEGLKRLSKSDPMVQCIIEESGEHIVAGAGELHLEICLKDLEEDHACIPIKKSDPVVSYRETVAEESNQTCLSKSPNKHNRLFMRAAPFPDGLAEDIDKGDVTSRQDPKLRARYLADKYEWEAGEARKIWCFGPEGTGPNMVIDVSKGVQYLNEIKDSVVAGFQWATKEGPLCEENVRGVRFNIHDVTLHTDAIHRGGGQIIPTARRCFLACMLTAMPRILEPIYLVEIQCPEAAVGGIYGVLNRRRGHVFEEGQVAGTPMFHVKANLPVNESFGFTADLRSNTGGQAFPQCVFDHWQILPGDPLDSTTKPGIVVTETRKRKGLSEGIPALDKFLDKL